One stretch of Amycolatopsis tolypomycina DNA includes these proteins:
- a CDS encoding NADH:flavin oxidoreductase/NADH oxidase family protein, which produces MTLLAEPLKLRCGAVLPNRLVKPALSEQLGDRRNAPTRELAELYRTWARGGAGTLITGNVMVDPAALGEPRNVAATPDPALYRPWAGAVEGTDAQLWVQLNHPGRQSPRYLSRRPVAPSAVPFGDRGVRTAFAVPRALTGEEIEAIIERFGVAAETFTEAGFAGVQIHGAHGYLVSQFLSPLTNLRTDAWGGDAVRRRRFLLEVVRRVRAAVGDGVPVSVKLNSADFQRGGFTEDESLEVVRELGEAGVDLLEVSGGTYEKAAMMGAGRASTRAREAYFLDYAAKAREISDIALMVTGGFATPAGMTEALRSGEVDAIGLGRPLIADPGLPARLLAGDDVRAERLCPKTGIRLADSLLEIQWHTRQMHRIAAGKPADRRGALPTLVQAALTDGLNAFRRVRG; this is translated from the coding sequence ATGACCCTCCTGGCCGAGCCGTTGAAGCTGCGGTGCGGCGCCGTGCTGCCGAACCGCCTGGTGAAGCCGGCGCTGAGCGAGCAGCTCGGCGACCGCCGCAACGCGCCCACCCGCGAGCTCGCCGAGCTGTACCGGACCTGGGCGCGCGGCGGCGCGGGCACGCTGATCACCGGGAACGTCATGGTCGACCCGGCCGCGCTCGGCGAGCCGCGCAACGTGGCCGCGACGCCGGATCCGGCGCTCTACCGGCCCTGGGCCGGCGCGGTCGAGGGCACGGACGCGCAGCTGTGGGTGCAGCTGAACCACCCCGGCCGGCAGAGCCCGCGGTACCTGTCGCGCCGGCCGGTCGCACCGTCCGCAGTGCCCTTCGGCGATCGAGGCGTCCGCACGGCCTTCGCCGTCCCGCGGGCCCTGACCGGCGAAGAGATCGAAGCGATCATCGAGCGCTTCGGTGTCGCGGCGGAGACTTTCACCGAAGCGGGCTTCGCGGGCGTGCAGATCCACGGCGCCCACGGCTACCTGGTCTCGCAGTTCCTGTCCCCGCTGACGAACCTGCGGACCGACGCCTGGGGCGGCGACGCCGTCCGCCGCCGCCGGTTCCTGCTCGAGGTGGTCCGGCGGGTGCGCGCGGCGGTCGGCGACGGCGTGCCGGTGTCGGTCAAGCTCAACAGCGCCGACTTCCAGCGCGGCGGCTTCACCGAGGACGAGTCCCTGGAGGTCGTGCGGGAACTCGGCGAAGCCGGGGTCGACCTGCTGGAGGTCTCGGGGGGCACGTACGAGAAGGCCGCGATGATGGGCGCCGGCCGCGCGAGCACCCGGGCGCGGGAGGCCTACTTCCTGGACTACGCGGCGAAGGCCCGGGAAATCTCCGACATCGCCCTGATGGTCACCGGCGGGTTCGCGACGCCGGCCGGGATGACCGAAGCGCTGCGCTCGGGCGAAGTCGACGCGATCGGCCTCGGCCGGCCGCTGATCGCCGACCCCGGCCTGCCCGCCCGGCTGCTCGCCGGCGACGACGTCCGCGCGGAACGGCTGTGCCCCAAGACCGGCATCCGCCTGGCCGACAGCCTCCTCGAGATCCAGTGGCACACCCGGCAGATGCACCGGATCGCCGCCGGCAAACCGGCCGACCGGCGCGGCGCGCTCCCGACGCTGGTGCAGGCCGCGCTGACCGACGGGCTCAACGCGTTCCGCCGCGTCCGGGGCTAG
- a CDS encoding MBL fold metallo-hydrolase gives MTAIVQNLVTSGVFELDGGSWDVDNNVWLVGDDAEVIVIDAAHDAKAIENVVGERKLAAIVCTHAHNDHVNAAPELAAATGAPILLHPDDRVVWDLTHPDRAPDGELADGQVITIAGTELRVLHTPGHAPGAVCLYAAELGVLFTGDTLFHGGPGATGRSYSDYPTIVQSIREKLFTLPESTKVHTGHGEGTTIGAEKSASDGWEQP, from the coding sequence ATGACGGCGATCGTGCAGAACCTGGTGACCTCCGGCGTCTTCGAGCTCGACGGCGGCAGCTGGGACGTCGACAACAACGTGTGGCTCGTGGGCGACGACGCGGAAGTGATCGTGATCGACGCGGCGCACGACGCGAAGGCGATCGAAAACGTCGTGGGCGAGCGGAAGCTGGCCGCGATCGTCTGCACCCACGCGCACAACGACCACGTCAACGCCGCCCCGGAACTCGCCGCCGCGACCGGCGCGCCGATCCTGCTGCACCCGGACGACCGGGTCGTCTGGGACCTCACCCACCCGGACCGCGCCCCGGACGGCGAGCTGGCCGACGGCCAGGTGATCACCATCGCGGGCACCGAGCTCCGGGTGCTCCACACACCCGGCCACGCCCCGGGCGCGGTGTGCCTGTACGCGGCGGAACTGGGCGTCCTGTTCACCGGCGACACCCTGTTCCACGGCGGCCCCGGCGCCACCGGCCGGTCCTATTCGGACTACCCGACGATCGTGCAGTCCATCCGCGAGAAGCTGTTCACCCTCCCGGAGTCGACCAAGGTCCACACCGGACACGGCGAAGGCACGACGATCGGCGCCGAGAAATCGGCATCGGATGGCTGGGAACAGCCTTAG
- a CDS encoding DUF309 domain-containing protein, translating into MSRRDRDAEGRARNARPRDGLGRPLPYGADGVERQPEGIERTPAQTLAEAQQLLDEGKPFHAHEVFEDAWKTTGTPDRELWRGLAQLAVGLTHAARGNNVGAVSLLERGAANIEPFRGEPPHGIDVAGLQQWALALAEEAKERVRVSPSVPRLTC; encoded by the coding sequence ATGAGCCGCCGCGACCGGGACGCCGAGGGACGGGCACGCAACGCACGACCGCGCGACGGCCTCGGCCGCCCGCTGCCGTACGGCGCGGACGGCGTCGAGCGCCAGCCGGAGGGCATCGAGCGCACCCCGGCGCAAACGCTTGCGGAGGCCCAGCAGCTGCTCGACGAGGGCAAGCCGTTCCACGCGCACGAGGTGTTCGAGGACGCGTGGAAGACGACCGGCACCCCGGACCGCGAGCTGTGGCGCGGCCTGGCCCAGCTGGCGGTCGGCCTGACGCACGCGGCCCGCGGCAACAACGTGGGAGCGGTCTCGCTGCTGGAGCGCGGCGCGGCGAACATCGAGCCGTTCCGCGGCGAGCCGCCGCACGGGATCGACGTCGCCGGCCTGCAGCAGTGGGCGTTGGCGCTGGCGGAAGAGGCGAAGGAGCGGGTCCGGGTGTCGCCGAGCGTGCCGCGCCTGACGTGCTGA